In Carnobacterium sp. CP1, the following are encoded in one genomic region:
- a CDS encoding phospho-sugar mutase: MTWKQTYEIWKTYEPLEPTLKAELEALKDDSDTLEDAFYAPLEFGTAGMRGIIGVGINRMNQYTVRQATEGLALFMDSLGEEAKKRGVAIAYDSRHQSPEFAMEAAKTLGAHGIPAFVFESLRPTPELSFAVRHLNAYAGIMITASHNPAAYNGYKVYGEDGGQMPPKEADALTEYVRSVENSLTIKVLSEEELKASGLLTMIGENIDQLYLDQVKEVTVNPELVKRMSTKMKLVFTPLHGTGQMLGERALKNAGFEAITVVPEQAVADPNFSTVKSPNPEEPGAFEYALRLGKEIDADVLVATDPDADRLGIAVKTSVGNYEVLTGNQIASLMLYYLLKAKKEAGRLTANGVVLKSIVSSELPTAIAEHFGIGMVDVLTGFKFIAEKIKQYETDNSHTFLFGFEESYGYLIKPFVRDKDAIQALVLIAEVAAYYKEQGKTLYDGLQDIFHEFGHYKEKTISITMEGIEGAGKIKALMAKFRENAPKEFAGIGVETVEDFETSERTNQDGVVETIAMPAANVLKYKMVDGSWIAIRPSGTEPKIKFYIGTQADSALETDRKLLDFEADIKELLAD, encoded by the coding sequence ATGACATGGAAACAAACATACGAAATTTGGAAAACATATGAACCGTTAGAACCAACATTAAAAGCTGAGCTGGAAGCTTTGAAGGATGACTCCGATACGTTAGAAGATGCTTTTTATGCGCCGCTTGAATTTGGCACAGCAGGAATGCGGGGAATCATTGGCGTAGGAATCAACCGAATGAATCAATACACTGTTCGACAAGCTACAGAAGGATTAGCTTTATTTATGGATAGTTTAGGAGAAGAAGCAAAGAAACGCGGAGTAGCTATTGCTTATGATTCAAGACACCAATCGCCAGAATTTGCTATGGAAGCAGCAAAAACTTTAGGAGCGCACGGCATTCCAGCATTCGTTTTTGAAAGCTTGCGTCCGACACCGGAATTATCTTTTGCGGTACGTCACTTAAATGCTTACGCGGGCATCATGATCACTGCCAGCCATAACCCAGCAGCTTATAATGGCTACAAAGTATATGGAGAAGATGGCGGTCAAATGCCGCCTAAAGAAGCGGATGCGTTAACTGAGTACGTCCGTAGTGTCGAAAACAGTTTAACCATCAAAGTGCTTTCTGAAGAAGAACTGAAAGCCTCAGGATTATTGACAATGATCGGGGAAAACATCGATCAATTGTATCTGGACCAAGTCAAAGAAGTGACCGTCAACCCAGAGCTGGTTAAACGGATGAGTACAAAAATGAAACTTGTCTTTACACCGCTTCATGGAACAGGACAAATGCTTGGAGAACGGGCATTAAAAAATGCTGGATTTGAAGCCATTACAGTTGTGCCGGAACAAGCTGTTGCTGATCCGAATTTCTCAACCGTTAAATCGCCGAACCCTGAAGAACCCGGTGCTTTTGAGTACGCGCTGCGTTTAGGAAAAGAAATCGATGCCGACGTTTTAGTCGCGACTGATCCTGATGCAGACCGTTTAGGCATTGCTGTTAAAACAAGCGTTGGCAATTATGAAGTATTGACCGGAAATCAAATCGCCAGCTTGATGTTGTATTACTTACTGAAAGCTAAGAAAGAAGCAGGAAGGCTGACAGCTAATGGTGTTGTTTTGAAATCGATTGTTTCCAGTGAGCTGCCGACAGCCATCGCCGAACATTTTGGAATTGGTATGGTTGATGTATTGACTGGCTTTAAATTCATTGCAGAAAAAATAAAACAATACGAAACAGACAATAGCCATACCTTTTTATTTGGGTTTGAAGAGAGTTACGGCTATTTGATCAAACCTTTTGTCCGCGACAAAGATGCTATTCAAGCATTGGTGCTGATTGCTGAAGTCGCTGCTTATTATAAAGAACAAGGCAAGACTTTGTACGACGGCTTGCAAGATATTTTCCACGAATTTGGACATTATAAAGAAAAAACGATTTCTATTACAATGGAAGGAATCGAAGGAGCTGGAAAAATCAAAGCATTGATGGCGAAATTCCGCGAAAATGCTCCTAAAGAATTCGCTGGTATTGGCGTAGAAACGGTAGAAGATTTTGAAACGAGCGAACGGACCAATCAAGATGGTGTAGTTGAAACGATTGCTATGCCGGCTGCAAATGTTTTGAAATATAAAATGGTGGATGGCAGTTGGATTGCAATTCGTCCATCTGGTACAGAACCGAAAATCAAATTTTATATCGGAACTCAGGCCGACTCAGCTTTAGAAACAGACCGGAAGTTGCTTGATTTTGAAGCAGACATCAAGGAACTCTTGGCAGACTAA
- the rapZ gene encoding RNase adapter RapZ: protein MVENLQLVIITGMSGAGKTVAMQSFEDMGYFCVDNMPPSLLPKFWELVRESGKLTKIALVIDLRARAFFDEIMTALESMDNTTLITTKILFLEANDEELVSRYKETRRTHPLAMNDRVLEGIKKERELLKDIKGRAQKVINTTDLSPRQLREEIHATFKKGDAELFRVELISFGFKYGLPIDADVVMDVRFLPNPHYVDDLRPLTGIDEPVYDYVMKQPETEVFYRKFTDLLDCILPGYKKEGKNNVTIAIGCTGGKHRSVALSERIGHKIESDGYPVHITHRDKDKTKETVNRS from the coding sequence ATGGTAGAAAATTTACAATTGGTGATTATTACAGGAATGAGCGGCGCTGGAAAAACAGTTGCGATGCAAAGTTTTGAAGATATGGGCTATTTTTGTGTGGACAACATGCCGCCAAGCTTATTGCCGAAATTTTGGGAATTAGTCAGAGAATCTGGAAAACTAACAAAAATCGCGTTAGTGATCGATTTACGCGCACGCGCTTTTTTTGATGAAATTATGACTGCATTAGAAAGTATGGACAATACAACTCTTATTACAACAAAAATTTTATTTTTAGAAGCAAACGATGAAGAACTGGTTTCTCGGTACAAAGAAACTCGTCGGACACATCCATTAGCAATGAACGATCGTGTTTTAGAAGGTATCAAAAAAGAACGCGAACTATTGAAAGACATTAAAGGACGTGCCCAAAAAGTAATCAATACTACTGATCTTTCACCACGTCAATTGAGAGAAGAAATACATGCAACGTTCAAAAAAGGCGATGCTGAACTTTTCCGAGTAGAATTGATTTCATTTGGTTTTAAATACGGATTGCCAATTGACGCAGATGTGGTAATGGACGTTCGCTTTTTACCAAATCCGCATTATGTGGATGATTTGCGGCCTTTAACCGGCATAGACGAACCTGTTTATGATTACGTCATGAAACAGCCGGAAACAGAAGTGTTTTACCGCAAATTTACAGATTTGCTGGATTGTATTTTGCCTGGTTATAAAAAAGAAGGAAAAAACAATGTGACGATTGCCATCGGCTGTACAGGTGGAAAACACCGTTCAGTAGCTTTATCAGAACGGATTGGTCACAAAATTGAATCAGATGGGTACCCGGTCCATATTACCCA
- a CDS encoding tetratricopeptide repeat protein, giving the protein MANRRNKTATIIQFNPTSDFYFQRGIKAFQKNDMSRAKTYLLRAATLSKNEEEKVFALCQLAICHQHTGEFTESIDILEELIEKSGDIFPEAYYFQSNNYAFLDELETALELVVLYLELEPDGDFLEEAEDLKETIELELNGF; this is encoded by the coding sequence ATGGCAAATAGGCGAAACAAAACTGCTACGATTATTCAATTTAATCCAACCAGTGATTTTTATTTTCAACGTGGAATCAAAGCTTTTCAGAAAAATGATATGTCTCGTGCTAAAACTTACCTCTTACGTGCAGCTACATTAAGCAAAAACGAGGAAGAAAAAGTTTTTGCTCTTTGCCAGTTAGCCATCTGCCATCAACATACAGGTGAATTCACTGAATCTATCGACATATTAGAAGAATTGATTGAAAAAAGCGGCGATATTTTTCCAGAAGCTTATTACTTTCAATCAAATAACTACGCTTTTCTTGATGAATTAGAAACGGCACTGGAACTTGTTGTATTGTATTTAGAACTTGAACCAGATGGCGATTTTTTAGAAGAAGCAGAGGATTTAAAAGAGACGATTGAACTAGAACTGAACGGTTTTTAA
- the trxB gene encoding thioredoxin-disulfide reductase, producing the protein MQTEEKIYDVMIIGAGPAGLTAALYASRSNLSTLMLERGVPGGQMINTAEIENYPGFNSITGPDLSEKMYEGSKQFGAEHVYGDVKEIIDGREYKTVIAGKKEYKAKTVIIATGAEHRKLDVAGESEYNGRGVSYCAVCDGAFFRNKNLVVVGGGDSAVEEGTYLTQFAEKVTIIHRRDELRAQKILQDRAFNNEKVDFIWNAVVEEIYGDDMSVKGVKIKDTLTGEEREVETAGTFIYVGILPNTANFRNLGITDDEGWIITDGRMETAVPGIFAVGDVRLTPLRQVATAVGDGSIAGDNAFHYIERLNETLAAEKAIK; encoded by the coding sequence ATGCAAACAGAAGAAAAAATATATGATGTTATGATTATTGGAGCAGGTCCAGCCGGATTGACGGCAGCTCTCTATGCTTCTCGATCCAATTTAAGCACATTAATGCTGGAGCGCGGTGTTCCGGGAGGACAAATGATCAATACAGCTGAAATTGAAAACTATCCAGGATTCAACAGCATCACAGGTCCGGATCTTTCTGAAAAAATGTATGAAGGTTCAAAACAATTTGGAGCTGAACATGTTTATGGCGATGTAAAAGAGATTATCGATGGACGGGAGTATAAAACCGTCATTGCCGGTAAAAAAGAATACAAAGCTAAAACTGTCATTATTGCTACTGGGGCTGAGCACCGCAAATTAGATGTGGCTGGCGAGAGTGAATACAATGGACGCGGCGTTTCTTACTGTGCTGTTTGTGATGGAGCATTCTTCCGCAATAAAAACTTAGTGGTCGTCGGAGGCGGAGATTCAGCAGTTGAAGAAGGAACTTATTTAACTCAATTCGCTGAGAAAGTCACGATCATTCACCGCCGTGATGAATTAAGAGCTCAAAAAATCTTACAAGATCGAGCATTTAACAATGAAAAAGTTGATTTTATTTGGAACGCTGTGGTTGAAGAGATTTATGGCGATGACATGTCTGTGAAAGGTGTAAAAATCAAAGACACTTTAACAGGAGAAGAACGCGAAGTTGAAACAGCTGGAACGTTCATTTATGTAGGGATTTTGCCGAATACAGCTAATTTCAGAAATTTAGGCATCACAGATGATGAAGGTTGGATCATCACAGATGGCCGCATGGAAACTGCGGTACCAGGAATTTTCGCTGTTGGAGATGTTCGTTTGACGCCTTTGCGTCAAGTAGCGACTGCAGTAGGCGACGGCAGTATAGCCGGAGACAACGCTTTTCACTATATTGAACGGTTAAATGAAACGTTAGCAGCAGAAAAAGCAATTAAATAA